Proteins from a genomic interval of Trifolium pratense cultivar HEN17-A07 linkage group LG6, ARS_RC_1.1, whole genome shotgun sequence:
- the LOC123888618 gene encoding nudix hydrolase 12, mitochondrial-like, translated as MSSVPARTGRQRQRYEDNLRLVSGCIPYRWRKENADQIGKTEEMIEVLMISSPKRDDLVFPKGGWENDETVTEAACREALEEAGVKGILRETPLGIWEFRSKSSQDLCGMEGGCRGYMFALEVTEELEHWPEQKNRARRWLNIKEAFRLSRYDWMCNALEEFTKVMAEDRKLDNQDNNVDPPSVLVTVDTKIIILVIFISTWCYNLNRRKTHFD; from the exons ATGTCTTCTGTGCCAGCAAGAACGGGGCGACAAAGACAACGTTATGAAGACAACCTTCGACTTGTTTCTGG ATGTATTCCGTATAGATGGAGAAAGGAGAATGCAGATCAAATTGGAAAAACCGAGGAAATGATAGAAGTACTTATGATTTCTTCGCCAAAACGTGACGACCTTGTATTTCCAAAG GGTGGCTGGGAGAATGATGAGACTGTTACAGAAGCCGCTTGTCGTGAAGCTTTAGAAGAAGCAGgagttaaaggaatactaaga gAAACTCCATTAGGAATATGGGAGTTCAGAAGCAAAAGCAGCCAAGACTTGTGTGGCATGGAAGGAGGCTGCAGAGGATACATGTTTGCCTTGGAGGTGACCGAAGAACTCGAGCATTGGCCTGAGCAGAAAAACCGTGCTCGCCGATGG TTAAACATAAAGGAAGCATTTAGACTCAGCCGATATGATTGGATGTGTAATGCACTTGAGGAGTTTACTAAAGTTATGGCAGAAGACAGGAAGCTTGACAACCAAGACAATAATGTTGACCCCCCTTCCGTTCTCGTAACTGTTGAcaccaaaattataatattggTAATATTCATTTCGACTTGGTGTTATAATTTGAATAGAAGAAAAACTCATTTCGATTAG